The following proteins come from a genomic window of Panicum hallii strain FIL2 chromosome 8, PHallii_v3.1, whole genome shotgun sequence:
- the LOC112903238 gene encoding ribulose bisphosphate carboxylase/oxygenase activase B, chloroplastic isoform X1 — protein MAAAAAFSSTTSIAAPASTPGIFLGKKKLIRKQQHVHKRSCRGHGRGLLCSRVFAYKQQEVDEAKQTDSDRWKGLAYDISDDQQDITRGKGLVDSLFQAPMGDGTHEAVLTSYEYISQGLRHYSFDNTMDGYYIAPAFMDKLVVHIAKNFMALPNIKVPLILGIWGGKGQGKSFQCELVFAKMGITPIMMSAGELESGNAGEPAKLIRQRYREAADIIKKGKMCCLFINDLDAGAGRMGGTTQYTVNNQMVNATLMNIADNPTNVQLPGMYNKEENPRVPIVVTGNDFSTLYAPLIRDGRMEKFYWAPTREDRIGVCLGIFRTDGVPQEDVTKLVDTFPGQSIDFFGALRARVYDDEVRKWVAETGVENIGKKLVNSKEGPPKFEQPKMTIEKLLEYGHMLVAEQENVKRVQLADKYLSEAALGEANEDAMKTGAFFK, from the exons atggcggcggcggctgctttctcctccaccacctccatcGCAGCGCCG GCCTCGACGCCGGGCATCTTCCTCGGGAAGAAGAAGCTCATCAGGAAGCAGCAGCACGTGCACAAGAGGAGCTGCCGTGGCCATGGCAGGGGGTTGTTGTGCAGCAGAGTCTTCGCCTAtaagcagcaggaggtggacgaggCGAAGCAGACCGACTCCGACAGGTGGAAGGGCCTGGCCTACGACATCTCCGACGACCAGCAGGACATCACCAGGGGCAAGGGCCTCGTCGACTCCCTCTTCCAGGCGCCCATGGGGGACGGCACCCACGAGGCCGTGCTCACCTCCTACGAGTACATCAGCCAGGGCCTCAGGCACTACAGCTTCGACAACACCATGGACGGCTACTACATCGCGCCGGCCTTCATGGACAAGCTCGTCGTCCACATCGCCAAGAACTTCATGGCCCTGCCAAACATCAAG GTTCCCCTCATCTTGGGTATCTGGGGAGGCAAGGGTCAAGGAAAATCCTTCCAGTGTGAGCTGGTCTTCGCCAAGATGGGCATCAC CCCCATCATGATGAGCGCCGGAGAGCTTGAGAGCGGCAACGCCGGTGAGCCCGCCAAGCTCATCAGGCAGCGTTACCGTGAGGCCGCCGACATCATCAAGAAGGGCAAGATGTGCTGCCTGTTCATCAACGATCTCGACGCCGGTGCCGGTCGCATGGGCGGCACCACCCAGTACACGGTGAACAACCAGATGGTGAACGCCACCCTGATGAACATCGCCGACAACCCCACCAACGTGCAGCTCCCCGGAATGTACAACAAGGAGGAGAACCCCCGGGTGCCCATCGTGGTCACCGGCAACGACTTCTCCACCCTGTACGCGCCGCTGATCCGTGACGGTCGTATGGAGAAGTTCTACTGGGCTCCCACCCGCGAGGACAGGATCGGCGTGTGCTTGGGCATCTTCCGCACCGACGGCGTACCCCAGGAGGACGTGACCAAGCTCGTCGACACCTTCCCCGGCCAGTCCATCGACTTCTTCGGCGCGCTGCGTGCCCGGGTGTACGACGACGAGGTCCGCAAGTGGGTCGCCGAGACGGGCGTGGAGAACATCGGCAAGAAGCTCGTCAACTCCAAGGAGGGCCCTCCCAAGTTCGAGCAGCCCAAGATGACGATCGAGAAGCTGCTGGAGTACGGGCACATGCTGGTGGCGGAGCAGGAGAACGTCAAGCGTGTGCAGCTTGCCGACAAGTACCTCAGCGAGGCGGCTCTTGGTGAGGCTAACGAGGACGCCATGAAAACTGGCGCCTTCTTCAAGTAG
- the LOC112903238 gene encoding ribulose bisphosphate carboxylase/oxygenase activase, chloroplastic isoform X2: protein MAAAFSSTVGAPASTPASFLGKKLRKQATAAVNYHGKSSGANRFRVMAAKEIDESKQTDSDRWKGLAYDISDDQQDITRGKGLVDSIFQAPMGDGTHEAVLSSYEYMSQGLRDYSAWDNMKDGFYIAPAFMDKLVVHLSKNFMTLPNIKVPLILGIWGGKGQGKSFQCELVFAKMGITPIMMSAGELESGNAGEPAKLIRQRYREAADIIKKGKMCCLFINDLDAGAGRMGGTTQYTVNNQMVNATLMNIADNPTNVQLPGMYNKEENPRVPIVVTGNDFSTLYAPLIRDGRMEKFYWAPTREDRIGVCLGIFRTDGVPQEDVTKLVDTFPGQSIDFFGALRARVYDDEVRKWVAETGVENIGKKLVNSKEGPPKFEQPKMTIEKLLEYGHMLVAEQENVKRVQLADKYLSEAALGEANEDAMKTGAFFK, encoded by the exons ATGGCGGCCGCCTTCTCCTCCACCGTCGGAGCTCCG GCCTCCACCCCGGCCAGCTTCCTTGGGAAGAAGCTCAGGAAGCAGGCGACCGCCGCCGTGAACTACCATGGCAAGAGCTCCGGCGCCAACAGGTTCAGGGTCATGGCCGCCAAGGAGATCGACGAGTCAAAGCAGACCGACAGCGACAGGTGGAAGGGCCTGGCCTACGACATCTCGGACGACCAGCAGGACATTACCAGGGGGAAGGGCCTCGTCGACTCCATCTTCCAGGCGCCCATGGGGGACGGCACCCACGAGGCCGTGCTCAGCTCCTACGAGTACATGAGCCAGGGGCTCAGGGACTACAGTGCCTGGGACAACATGAAGGACGGCTTCTACATCGCCCCGGCATTCATGGACAAGCTCGTCGTCCACCTCTCAAAGAACTTCATGACCCTGCCAAACATCAAG GTTCCCCTCATCTTGGGTATCTGGGGAGGCAAGGGTCAAGGAAAATCCTTCCAGTGTGAGCTGGTCTTCGCCAAGATGGGCATCAC CCCCATCATGATGAGCGCCGGAGAGCTTGAGAGCGGCAACGCCGGTGAGCCCGCCAAGCTCATCAGGCAGCGTTACCGTGAGGCCGCCGACATCATCAAGAAGGGCAAGATGTGCTGCCTGTTCATCAACGATCTCGACGCCGGTGCCGGTCGCATGGGCGGCACCACCCAGTACACGGTGAACAACCAGATGGTGAACGCCACCCTGATGAACATCGCCGACAACCCCACCAACGTGCAGCTCCCCGGAATGTACAACAAGGAGGAGAACCCCCGGGTGCCCATCGTGGTCACCGGCAACGACTTCTCCACCCTGTACGCGCCGCTGATCCGTGACGGTCGTATGGAGAAGTTCTACTGGGCTCCCACCCGCGAGGACAGGATCGGCGTGTGCTTGGGCATCTTCCGCACCGACGGCGTACCCCAGGAGGACGTGACCAAGCTCGTCGACACCTTCCCCGGCCAGTCCATCGACTTCTTCGGCGCGCTGCGTGCCCGGGTGTACGACGACGAGGTCCGCAAGTGGGTCGCCGAGACGGGCGTGGAGAACATCGGCAAGAAGCTCGTCAACTCCAAGGAGGGCCCTCCCAAGTTCGAGCAGCCCAAGATGACGATCGAGAAGCTGCTGGAGTACGGGCACATGCTGGTGGCGGAGCAGGAGAACGTCAAGCGTGTGCAGCTTGCCGACAAGTACCTCAGCGAGGCGGCTCTTGGTGAGGCTAACGAGGACGCCATGAAAACTGGCGCCTTCTTCAAGTAG
- the LOC112903240 gene encoding ribulose bisphosphate carboxylase/oxygenase activase, chloroplastic-like — MGINPIVMSAGELESGNAGEPAKLIRQRYREAADIISKGKMCVLFINDLDAGAGRMGGTTQYTVNNQMVNATLMNIADNPTNVQLPGMYNKEENPRVPIVVTGNDFSTLYAPLIRDGRMEKFYWAPTREDRIGVCKGIFRTDGVPEEDVTKLVDTFPGQSIDFFGALRARVYDDEVRRWVAETGVENIARKLVNSKEGPPKFERPKMTIEKLLEYGHMLVAEQENVKRVQLADKYLSEAALGDDDMPF, encoded by the coding sequence ATGGGCATCAACCCCATCGTCATGAGCGCCGGCGAGCTGGAGAgcggcaacgccggcgagcccgCCAAGCTCATCCGCCAGCGCTACCGCGAGGCCGCCGACATCATCAGCAAGGGCAAGATGTGCGTGCTCTTCATCAACGACTtggacgccggcgccggccgcaTGGGCGGCACCACCCAGTACACGGTGAACAACCAGATGGTGAACGCCACCCTGATGAACATCGCCGACAACCCCACCAACGTGCAGCTCCCCGGGATGTACAACAAGGAGGAGAACCCCCGTGTCCCCATCGTCGTCACCGGCAACGACTTCTCCACGCTGTACGCGCCGCTCATCCGCGACGGCCGCATGGAGAAGTTCTACTGGGCTCCCACCCGCGAGGACCGGATCGGCGTGTGCAAGGGCATCTTCCGCACGGACGGCGTCCCCGAGGAGGACGTGACCAAGCTCGTCGACACCTTCCCGGGCCAGTCCATCGACTTCTTCGGCGCGCTGCGCGCCCGGGTGTAcgacgacgaggtgcgccgGTGGGTCGCCGAGACGGGCGTGGAGAACATCGCCAGGAAGCTCGTCAACTCCAAGGAGGGCCCACCCAAGTTCGAGCGGCCCAAGATGACGATCGAGAAGCTGCTGGAGTACGGGCACATGCTGGTGGCGGAGCAGGAGAACGTCAAGCGCGTGCAGCTGGCGGACAAGTACCTCAGTGAGGCGGCGCTCGGCGACGACGACATGCCTTTCTAG
- the LOC112872430 gene encoding uncharacterized protein LOC112872430 gives MDDISSGMDVEVSENRSGFIIKLHVAKVQSYKKHDFLSVKVCTVDSCQGSEKDIFILSTVRHNHGGNIGFFNCDKRTNVALTRAKNCLWILGHEPTLLDIKSIRSGLVKDAQDRKCFFKARDDDSLARTMDQFRLTQNSQVTDNVLRLNIECQCAPDAQLTGDNRATRPDEAQVEEPAHAEQAPVQAGGAAGQVHLDKLSPSLSKKRAHSLHEDQPDGQFAPGEELTDEEVIESAHAEQVHLAQLSPSPSSKRACLSQFTPGAQLTDEAVVLEEEDRPLIELLGGLPQLAEDVARTPMSYNTLKRKKSSVKCVNLYLQDRSASDERFWSNEHMNLYNNMYSEKQCADNKWINWEKIRQFPRMPDVEKACHDIGLHELMAIKQNWHKETIKQFYSTLFVN, from the exons ATGGATGACATCTCCAGCGGCATGGATGTGGAGGTTAGTGAGAATAGGAGTGGGTTCATAATCAAGCTCCATGTGGCCAAGG TTCAAAGTTATAAGAAGCATGACTTCCTTTCTGTTAAAGTATGCACTGTTGATTCATGTCAAGGAAGTGAGAAGGACATATTTATCCTTTCAACCGTTAGACACAATCATGGTGGGAATATAGGCTTTTTCAATTGTGATAAGAGAACTAATGTGGCCTTGACAAGAGCTAA GAACTGCCTCTGGATCCTTGGACATGAACCGACTCTCCTTGACATTAAATCAATACGGTCTGGTTTAGTCAAAGATGCCCAGGATCGTAAATGTTTCTTTAAAGCTCGCGATGATGATTCTCTTGCTAGAACAATGGATCAGTTTAGACTTACGCAAAACTCACAGGTGACGGACAATGTTTTGCGATTGAACATTGAATGTCAGTGTGCTCCAGATGCACAACTCACAGGCGACAACCGTGCCACAAGACCAGACGAGGCACAGGTTGAAGAGCCTGCACATGCAGAGCAGGCGCCTGTGCAGGCAGGAGGGGCTGCAGGGCAGGTGCATCTTGATAAGCTCTCGCCCAGTCTTTCAAAGAAGAGGGCCCATTCTTTGCATGAGGACCAGCCTGACGGTCAGTTTGCTCCAGGTGAAGAACTCACAGATGAAGAGGTTATAGAGTCTGCACATGCAGAGCAAGTGCATCTTGCTCAGCTCTCGCCCAGTCCTTCAAGTAAGAGGGCCTGTCTCAGTCAGTTTACTCCAGGTGCTCAACTCACAGATGAAGCAGTTGTACTAGAGGAAGAAGATCGTCCTCTAATTGAGCTTCTAGGAGGTTTGCCCCAACTAGCTGAGGATGTAGCCAGGACGCCTATGAGCTACAATACATTAAAAAGGAAGAAGTCATCGGTTAAATGCGTAAATTTGTATCTACAGGACAGATCTGCCAGCGATGAGCGTTTTTGGTCGAACGAGCATATGAATCTATACAACAATATGTATAGCGAGAAGCAATGTGCTGACAATAAATGGATCAATTGGGAAAAGATCAGACAATTCCCTAGGATGCCAGATGTTGAGAAAGCATGTCATGACATTGGTCTTCATGAATTGATGGCTATAAAACAGAACTGGCATAAAGAAACAATCAAACAGTTCTACTCCACATTGTTTGTAAATTAA
- the LOC112872429 gene encoding formin-like protein 6 — protein sequence MTTTTSRDEASKPHASSSCGSDGPREAHPTTLQSSSPRRDEPNQVNKWDPGSHPKPPRIEASLPFRSAAQSHRRLSPNPSGDPIQGHPPPPPPPPATGPSSLRRRTAPISNPNAAAMVMGKERRDSRTRPRRRLQGLVISFDHYRACFRV from the exons atgacgacgacgacgagtcGTGATG AAGCAAGCAAACCACACGCTAGCTCTAGCTGTGGATCAGATGGGCCACGAGAGGCCCACCCCACCACCCTTCAGTCCTCCAGCCCACGACGAGACGAGCCAAACCAAGTCAACAAGTGGGACCCAGGCAGCCACCCCAAACCGCCTCGAATCGAAGCTTCTCTCCCCTTCCGCTCCGCCGCCCAATCTCACCGCCGCCtctccccaaaccctagcggcGATCCGATCCAaggccacccgccgccgcctccgcctccgcccgccacgGGCCCATCTTCGCTGCGCCGCCGCACCGCGCCG ATCTCCAACCCTAACGCCGCCGCCATGGTCATGGGGAAAGAACGCCGCGACTCCAGGactcgccctcgccgccgtctgCAG GGGCTCGTGATTTCTTTTGATCATTACAGAGCATGTTTTAGAGT ATAA